The following proteins come from a genomic window of Apium graveolens cultivar Ventura unplaced genomic scaffold, ASM990537v1 ctg4692, whole genome shotgun sequence:
- the LOC141702149 gene encoding putative glycosyltransferase At5g03795, with protein MEDWKKRFSICCSSSSSSSASKLLRFVVPFLMAFGVVLLLGSRSSTLLFFTRWKDGDDYSYYEKSNKTGFQLPILKNETVSSIAKIEASMAQTRAAIKNSCNGSKHIQDMAYVPKGPVYLNATAFHRSYMEMEKKFKIYIYEEGDPPIFHYGPCKQIYAIEGYFIQNLEVSNFRTRDPDEAHVYFLPLSVVMISQYVYVVDSHEWDAMKNIVHDYINVISTRHPYWNRSLGADHLMLACHDWGPELSFAVPQLYENSIRAFCNANTSERFNPSKDVSIPEIHLPDGTTKGMIGGPSPSKRDILVFFAGGLHGPIRPILLQHWENKDKDVQVHQYLPKGKSYYKMMRKSKFCICPSGYEVASPRMVEALYMGCVPVLIKDGYVTPFGDVLNWKLFSVEIAVKDIPNLKKILMGISDKQYIRMQSRGKQVRRHFEVHFPPKKFDVFHMILHSIWLRRLNIQVPLKLS; from the exons ATGGAGGACTGGAAGAAAAGGTTCTCAATATGCTGTTCTTCTTCGTCGTCGTCGTCTGCTTCGAAGCTTTTGCGGTTCGTTGTCCCGTTTTTAATGGCATTTGGGGTTGTTTTGCTGCTTGGTTCAAGAAGTTCTACTTTGTTGTTCTTTACAAGATGGAAAGATGGCGATGATTATAGTTATTATGAAAAATCGAACAAAACAGGGTTTCAGTTACCT ATACTGAAGAATGAAACTGTTTCCTCCATTGCGAAAATTGAGGCAAGCATGGCGCAAACCAGGGCAGCCATAAAAAATTCCTGTAATGGCAGCAAACATATACAAGACATGGCCTATGTCCCGAAAGGTCCAGTTTATCTGAATGCCACTGCATTCCACAG GAGCTACATGGAGATGGAAAAGAAGTTCAAGATTTACATATACGAAGAAGGAGATCCCCCGATATTTCACTACGGCCCATGCAAACAAATTTATGCAATAGAAGGATACTTTATACAGAATTTGGAAGTCAGTAATTTCAGAACCAGGGATCCAGACGAGGCTCATGTGTACTTTCTTCCGCTGAGTGTAGTAATGATATCTCAATATGTATATGTCGTAGACTCCCATGAATGGGATGCTATGAAAAACATAGTTCATGATTATATTAATGTTATCTCCACAAGACATCCTTATTGGAATCGAAGCCTCGGAGCTGACCATCTGATGCTAGCTTGTCATGATTGG GGTCCAGAGCTTTCCTTTGCAGTTCCTCAGCTATATGAGAACTCCATTAGAGCATTTTGTAACGCAAACACTTCTGAAAGATTCAACCCTTCAAAAGACGTTTCAATCCCGGAGATTCACCTGCCAGATGGCACAACAAAAGGGATGATTGGAGGACCATCCCCATCAAAGCGCGATATATTAGTTTTTTTTGCAGGTGGACTTCACGGCCCTATAAGGCCAATACTATTACAGCATTGGGAGAATAAAGATAAGGATGTTCAAGTTCACCAGTACCTGCCAAAAGGTAAATCATACTACAAAATGATGAGAAAAAGCAAGTTCTGCATTTGCCCAAGCGGTTATGAAGTGGCTAGTCCAAGAATGGTGGAGGCACTCTATATGGGGTGTGTTCCAGTATTGATAAAAGATGGTTATGTCACACCTTTTGGCGATGTACTTAATTGGAAGTTATTTTCAGTTGAAATCGCGGTTAAGGATATTCCAAATTTAAAGAAGATACTGATGGGAATATCTGATAAACAGTATATAAGGATGCAGAGTAGGGGTAAGCAAGTTCGGAGACATTTTGAAGTTCATTTCCCACCCAAGAAGTTTGATGTTTTTCACATGATTCTTCATTCCATTTGGCTAAGAAGACTCAATATTCAAGTTCCACTAAAGTTATCATAA
- the LOC141702150 gene encoding sulfite exporter TauE/SafE family protein 4-like translates to MGTTGLVAYLLLAFSVAVVSVLFIPTPTNHLLALNGSQIKVWPDLELNWKVMVATVIGFLGSGLGTVGGVGGGGIFVPMLTLIVGFDTKSAAALSKCMIMGASAASVWYNLNVRHPCREVPIIDYDLALLFQPMLMLGITFGVSLSVVFPYWLITILIIVLFLGTSSRSFLKATELWKAETLLKKEMRKPQGTTNSRVELLIETVYEPLIEKEEKTALQVIVFNLKWKRILALLVLWVSFLLLQIIKNGLVVCSTWFWVLNLLQVPFAFGVFSYECRKLYRESRDRKNAGNSESVCEAAIEWSAPNLAFCALCGMLGGTVGGLLGSGGGFILGPLLLEIGVIPEVASATATFVMMFSSSLSVVEFYLLKRFPIPYALYLMSVSILAGFWGQFFVRKVIAVLKRASIIVFILSAVIFASALTMGVIGIEKSIEMIQDHKFMGFLEFCTSQ, encoded by the exons ATGGGCACAACAGGACTGGTTGCGTATCTACTGCTAGCTTTCTCTGTTGCTGTTGTTTCTGTCTTGTTTATTCCAACACCAACTAATCACCTCCTTGCTCTCAATGGCTCTCAGATTAAAGTTTGGCCT GACTTGGAGTTGAATTGGAAGGTTATGGTGGCGACGGTGATCGGATTTTTGGGCTCCGGATTAGGGACAGTTGGTGGGGTTGGCGGTGGAGGCATTTTTGTTCCCATGCTTACTTTGATTGTTGGATTTGATACCAAGTCTGCTGCTGCTCTTTCCAAGT GTATGATTATGGGCGCATCAGCCGCTTCAGTTTGGTACAACTTAAACGTGCGCCATCCCTGTAGAGAAGTGCCCATCATAGACTATGATTTGGCCCTTCTCTTCCAGCCTATGCTCATGCTAGGCATTACCTTTGGCGTCTCTCTCAGCGTTGTCTTCCCTTACTGGCTCATCACTATACTAATCATCGTTCTCTTTTTGG GGACATCATCAAGGTCATTCTTGAAGGCAACTGAGCTGTGGAAGGCAGAGACTCTTTTGAAG AAAGAAATGAGAAAGCCACAAGGGACGACTAATTCTCGTGTCGAAC TTTTAATTGAAACAGTATATGAGCCATTGATTGAAAAAGAGGAGAAAACAGCACTG CAAGTCATCGTGTTCAACCTAAAGTGGAAGAGAATTCTGGCCCTGCTAGTTCTGTGGGTTTCCTTCCTACTTCTTCAGATCATCAAG AATGGTTTAGTTGTTTGTAGCACATGGTTCTGGGTGCTCAACTTGTTACAG GTACCATTTGCATTTGGAGTATTTAGTTATGAATGTCGTAAACTTTACAGAGAAAGCCGCGATAGGAAGAATGCAGGGAATTCAGAATCAGTATGTGAGGCTGCAATAGAATGGAGTGCACCAAACCTTGCATTCTGTGCATTATGTGGCATGCTGGGAGGCACTGTAGGGGGTCTCCTTGGTTCTGGTGGTGGATTTATTCTTGGTCCTCTTTTACTCGAGATTGGTGTCATCCCCGAG GTGGCTAGTGCGACAGCAACATTTGTGATGATGTTCTCTTCATCCTTGTCTGTGGTGGAGTTCTACCTACTTAAAAGATTTCCTATTCCTTACG CTCTGTACCTCATGTCTGTATCCATCTTGGCTGGCTTCTGGGGACAATTCTTTGTAAGGAAAGTCATAGCAGTTTTGAAGAGGGCATCAATCATTGTGTTTATCCTCTCTGCTGTTATATTTGCTAGTGCTCTAACTATGG GAGTCATTGGTATTGAAAAGAGTATTGAGATGATACAGGACCACAAGTTCATGGGCTTCTTAGAGTTCTGCACTAGTCAATAA